Part of the Pseudomonas abietaniphila genome is shown below.
TGCTCTGGCCCTGGCCGCAGTTCTGGCTACCGGTTGCAGCAGCGCCTCCAAAGAAACCGAAGCTCGTCTGACTGCAACTGAAGACGCAGCTGCTCGTTCGCAAGCTCGTGCTGATGAAGCCTATCGCAAGGCTGATGAAGCTCTGGCTGCTGCTCAGAAAGCTCAGCAGACTGCTGACGAAGCCAACGAGCGCGCTCTGCGCATGTTGGACAAGGCAAGCCGCAAGTAATAATCCCTCGGGATTATTGATAAGCCGATCCGGTTTCGGATCGGCTTTTTTGTTGCCTGATTTCCTCACCCGGAACGCTTCCGGAATCGCCTTGAACGGCACGGTCTTCAGGCAATAAAAAACCCGTTCACCCTGCCCTGCCTTGCAGAGCCTGGTGAACGGGTATCAGCGTCAGGTCAGGCAGTTGCCGTTACTGCAGCGTGACCGGCGTGTTGTTCACGACCGGAGCCGCCGTTCCAGGCACCGCGATCTCCACCGGCATGCCGTCTTCGGCAGCGACCACATCACGCACTTCATCCCAATTGATCCGCAGGTTGTTGGCCAGGTCTTCACGCTTGAGCAGCGCGTTGATCACGGTTGTGTGCTTGTCGACCACCGACGGGTTGCCGCTTTCATCCAGTGGCGTGTGCGCTTCGAGGTACACCTTGCCACCGCTGATGCCGAACTTGTACGGCTCATTCATGATGCGCACAGTCGTGCCGACCGGAACCATGTTGG
Proteins encoded:
- the oprI gene encoding outer membrane lipoprotei OprI, with translation MNNVLKFSALALAAVLATGCSSASKETEARLTATEDAAARSQARADEAYRKADEALAAAQKAQQTADEANERALRMLDKASRK